In Gallus gallus isolate bGalGal1 chromosome 8, bGalGal1.mat.broiler.GRCg7b, whole genome shotgun sequence, one DNA window encodes the following:
- the THAP10 gene encoding sterile alpha motif domain-containing protein 13 isoform X2 — protein MLTVDMENKENGSLDVKNSVENGRPPDPADWAVIDVVNYFRTAGFEEQASAFQEQEIDGKSLLLMTRNDVLTGLSLKLGPALKIYEYHVKPLQTQHLKNNSL, from the exons atgctaaCTGTTGAcatggaaaacaaggaaaatggtTCTCTGGATGTCAAGAA TTCAGTAGAAAACGGGAGACCTCCAGATCCTGCTGACTGGGCTGTTATAGATGTTGTGAATTATTTCAGGACAGCTGGATTTGAAGAACAAGCCAGTGCTTTTCAAGAACAG GAAATTGATGGCAAATCATTACTGTTGATGACAAGAAATGATGTACTGACTGGACTTTCATTAAAACTGGGGCCTGCGCTGAAAATCTATGAATATCACGTAAAACCTCTACAGACACAACATCTAAAGAACAACTCTTTATAG
- the THAP10 gene encoding sterile alpha motif domain-containing protein 13 isoform X1 translates to MLVRWCTRVTQRPPGAPRCGRGRGSSVPARSPAAVGVPSPGLRRAAAAGSAECSGLSVEGASSPPVWCCSLVLLLRKPLFSMLTVDMENKENGSLDVKNSVENGRPPDPADWAVIDVVNYFRTAGFEEQASAFQEQEIDGKSLLLMTRNDVLTGLSLKLGPALKIYEYHVKPLQTQHLKNNSL, encoded by the exons ATGCTCGTAAGATGGTGCACGCGTGTCACGCAGCGCCCGCCGGGAGCCCCCAGGTGCGGGCGGGGTCGCGGCAGCTCCGTCCCGGCCCGGAGCCCGGCGGCTGTCGGCGTGCCCTCACCTGGGCTGCGCCGAGCGGCGGCCGCGGGCAGCGCCGAGTGCTCCGGGCTCAGCGTGGAAGGAGCATCCTCACCGCCAGTTTGGTGCTGCTCTCTGGTGCTG CTGCTGAGGAAacctctcttctccatgctaaCTGTTGAcatggaaaacaaggaaaatggtTCTCTGGATGTCAAGAA TTCAGTAGAAAACGGGAGACCTCCAGATCCTGCTGACTGGGCTGTTATAGATGTTGTGAATTATTTCAGGACAGCTGGATTTGAAGAACAAGCCAGTGCTTTTCAAGAACAG GAAATTGATGGCAAATCATTACTGTTGATGACAAGAAATGATGTACTGACTGGACTTTCATTAAAACTGGGGCCTGCGCTGAAAATCTATGAATATCACGTAAAACCTCTACAGACACAACATCTAAAGAACAACTCTTTATAG
- the THAP10 gene encoding sterile alpha motif domain-containing protein 13 — MLVRWCTRVTQRPPGAPRCGRGRGSSVPARSPAAVGVPSPGLRRAAAAGSAECSGLSVEGASSPPVWCCSLVLLLRKPLFSMLTVDMENKENGSLDVKNSVENGRPPDPADWAVIDVVNYFRTAGFEEQASAFQEQVLDFLHLDPSKLEAVLTP, encoded by the exons ATGCTCGTAAGATGGTGCACGCGTGTCACGCAGCGCCCGCCGGGAGCCCCCAGGTGCGGGCGGGGTCGCGGCAGCTCCGTCCCGGCCCGGAGCCCGGCGGCTGTCGGCGTGCCCTCACCTGGGCTGCGCCGAGCGGCGGCCGCGGGCAGCGCCGAGTGCTCCGGGCTCAGCGTGGAAGGAGCATCCTCACCGCCAGTTTGGTGCTGCTCTCTGGTGCTG CTGCTGAGGAAacctctcttctccatgctaaCTGTTGAcatggaaaacaaggaaaatggtTCTCTGGATGTCAAGAA TTCAGTAGAAAACGGGAGACCTCCAGATCCTGCTGACTGGGCTGTTATAGATGTTGTGAATTATTTCAGGACAGCTGGATTTGAAGAACAAGCCAGTGCTTTTCAAGAACAG GTGctggattttcttcatttggatCCCTCCAAGCTGGAGGCTGTTCTTACTCCATAG